CGTCGTGGTCGAGGTCAGCTCGGTCATCCCGTAGACCGGGAGCAGCGCCTGCATGCCGAGGGTGTCCCGGGCCCCGGCAAGCACCTCGGTGGGCAGCGTCGAGCCGCCGATCCAGCCGGTGCGCAGCCGGGTGGTGTCGGTGCCGGGCAGGTCGGGGTGGTGCAGCAGGTCGATGAAGTGCGTGGGGATGCCGGAGAGCACCGTGACCCCCTCGTCCTCCAGCAGCCGCAGGGCGACCCCGGCGTCCCAGGTGTCCAGGGCGACGTAGGCGCCGCCGGTGAGCACGGTGGGCAGGAAGCTGGAGAACAGCCCGGAGACGTGGAACAGCGGCAGGTGGCCGAGCACGACGTCGTCCGGGCCGTACCCCATGACCGCGCCGACCGCCCGCATCATCGCCACGGCCGCGTGGGTGTGCACCACGCCCTTGGGCCGGCCGGTGGTGCCCGAGGTGTAGACGACGGCGACCGGGTCGGCGGGCTGCACCGCCCGGGTCGCGGCGGCCAGGGTCTCCTCGTCCACCTGCCCGGCGGAGGCGACCAGGTCCGCGAACGCCAGCGCCCCGGGCACCGGCGGGCCGCCGACCACGACCAGCCCGTGCAGGTCGGGCAGCCGCTCGGAGTGGGCGCCGTCCCAGTCGGGGCAGATCGTGGCGAACGCGGCCGGGTGGTCCAGGCCGAGGAAGTCGGCCTCCACCACGAGCAGCCGGGCCTGCGACTGCTCCAGCACGTAGGCAGCCTCGTCGGGGGTGTAGCGGGTGTTCACCGGGACGACGGCCGCACCGATCCGCACCGCGGCGAGCCAGAGCAGCAGCCACTCGGGGTGGTTGGGCAGCCAGAGCGCGATGCTGTCTCCCCGACGCACGCCCTGGGCCAGCAGCGCCCGGGCCAGGGTGCGGCTCTGCTCCGCGGTCTCCGCCCAGGTCAGCCGCCGGTCGCCGTGCACCACCGCGGTGCGCTCTCCGTGGGCGGCGGCGGTCGTGTCGAGGACGGCGGCGATCAGCTCGGCGGGGGGTGCAGGGGTCACGTCGTCGCCTCCCGGGCTTCGGTTTCCCGAACCTACACCGGGAGAACCGGGAGGGAACCGCCCCTCGAACGGGTCGGTCGGGGACCGGTCGCGCCCGTGTCGACCGCGCCGTCGGCGAGGATGGGCCGGTGACCGGAGCAACCGGAGAGTCCAAGGACCGCCTGTCCCGCATCTTCGAGGTGCTCGAGCTGCTGGCCGGGGAGTCCGGCGGGATGACCGTGACCCAGGTCAGCAAGGCGATGGGCATGCCGCTGAGCAGCACGCACAACCTGCTGCAGCGCCTGGTCGGGTCCGACGCCGCCGTGGTGAGCGAGGACCTGCGCTACTCCATCGGCGGTCGGGCCGTGCGCTACGGCATCCGCATCATGGACGCGCTGCAGGTCCGCGGCCTGGCCCGCAAGCACCTGCAGGAGCTGGCCCGCTCGCTCGGGGAGGACGTCTACCTGGCGGAGCGGTTCGGCAACCGGGTCACCTACACCGACCGGGTGGTCGGTCCCCGCGCGATGGCACTGGACATCCGGCTGGGCCAGCGACTGTTCCTGCACGCGACGTCGGTGGGCAAGCTGTTCGCCGCGCTGGACCCCGAGCTGCGCGCCGAGGCCCTGGCCGGGCCGCTCCCCCAGCTGACCCCGGCCACGCTGGTCGACCCGGACGCCCTGGCCACCGAGTTCGACCGCATCGCCGCCCAGGGCTACGCGGTCAGCGACCAGGAGTCCTACGCCGGGATCGTCGGCATCGCGGTGCCGGTGCGCGACGCCGGTGACCGGGTGGTGGCCGCCATCCACCTGTCCGCACTGGAGGCGCACCGCTCCCCCGACCAGCAGCTGGCCTGGCTGGAGCACATCCGGGAGACGGCGGCCCAGGTCGAGCGGTCGCTGGGCCGCGTGGTCCCGGACTGACCGACCCGCGGGGGCCGGGCTGTGCCTTGACACACACCCCGACCACTCGTAGCTTCGTTTCTCGAAGAGCCCTTCGATTATGCGAAGCTTGAGGCAGCGCAGCCTCAGAGGAGTCGGCCGTGGTCCCGCGGACCTTGTTCACCCCCGAGCACGACCTGTTCCGCAGCACCGTGCGGAGCTTCATCGAGACCCGGGTGCTGCCGGACTACGCGACGTGGGAGTCCGACGGCCTCGTCCCCCGCGACGTCTGGCTGGCCGCCGGCGAGCTCGGGCTGCTGTGCCCGATGACCCCGGAGGAGGACGGCGGCCTCGGCGGGGACTTCCTGTTCTCCGCGGTGCTCACCGAGGAGATGTCCCGGGTCGGTGCGGTGGCCCCGACGTTCTACCTGCAGTCCGACATCGTCGCGCCCTACCTGGTGCACCACGGCACACCCGAGCAGAAGGAGCGTTGGCTCCCCGGGATGGCCACCGGCGAGGTGGTCGCCGCCATCGGCATGAGCGAGCCGCACGGCGGCAGCGACCTGGCCCACCTCAAGACCTCCGCCGTCCGGGACGGCGACGACTACGTGGTCAACGGCCAGAAGGTGTTCATCACCAACGGGCACACCGCCGACCTGCTGGTGCTGGCCTGCCGCACCAACGACAACCAGGGCGCCAAGGGCGTGAGCCTGCTGCTCGTCGAGACCGACCGGGCCGGCTTCGAGCGTGGCCGCAAGCTGGACAAGTTGGGCTGCAAGGCCCAGGACACCGCCGAGCTGTTCTTCTCCGACCTGCGCGTCCCGGCCTCGAACCTCCTCGGTGAGGAGGGCGGCGGGTTCGCGATCCTGATGTCCGAGCTGGCCCAGGAACGGTTGGTGCAGGCCGTGCGCGCCGTGGCCGCCGCCGAGGCCGCGATCGACTGGACGATCGAGTACTCCCGCGACCGGGACATGTTCGGCCAGACCCTGGCCGACTTCCAGAACACCCGGTTCGTGCTCGCCCAGCTGCACGCCGAGGTCTCAGCACTGCGTGTCTACGTCGACCGCTGCATGGAGCTGCACCTCACCGGCGACCTGGACGCGCTGGAGGCGGCCAAGGTCAAGATGGTCACCACGCAGCTGCAGGGCCGGGTGATGGACGAGTGCCTGCAGCTGTTCGGCGGCTGGGGCTACATGACCGAGTACCCGATCGCCCGGGCCTGGGCCGACGCCCGGATGACCCGCATCGGCGGCGGGTCGATCGAGGTCATGAAGCACCTCATCGGCCGGGCGTTGGTCGCCGACCCGAAGCCCGCGCGATGAGCCGCACCGCCGTCCTCGGGGCCGGCGCCGGCGGGCTGGCCGCCGCCCGGCGGCTGCTGGAGGACGGGCATGACGTCGTGGTGTTCGAGCTGGGCTCGCGGATCGGCGGGCTCTGGGTCTACGACAACGACAACGGACTGTCCGCCGCCTACGCCTCGCTGCACATCAACTCCGAGCCCCGGGCCACCGCCTACCCCGGGTTCCCCTTCCCCGACGACAGCCCGCTCTTCCCCTCGCACACCGACGTCTGCGCCTACCTGGAGGCCTTCGCCGACCGGTTCGGCATCACCGGGCGGATCCGCTTCGGCAGCCGGGTCACCGCCGTCGAGCCCGACGGCGACCGCTGGACGGTGACCGTCGAGGGCGCCGCACCCGAGCCGTTCGACGCCGTCGTCGTCGCGACCGGCCACCAGGGCGTGCCGGCGCACCCGGCCATCGCCGAGGAGTTCACCGGTGAGTACCTGCACAGCAACGCCTACCGCGAGCCCGAGCCCTTCCGCGGGCGACGGGTGCTCGTCGTCGGGGTGGGCAACAGCGGTCTGGACGTCGCCGCCGACCTCGCACCGGTCGCCGCGCGCACCGTCGTCGCCGCCCGGTCCCCCGTGCTGATCATGCCGCGGATGATCCTGGGCGTGCCCTCGGCGCGGGTGATCGCCGCCGTCGCCAGGCCGTGGCTGCCCTGGCGGGTGCAGCGCGCGGCGATGCGGGCGATCAGCCGGGTCTTCCACGGCCGGATGGAGCAGTGGGGGCTGCGCACGCCGGAGACCCGCACGCACCCGGCCAGCAACCCCACGTTCATGGCGCACGTGTCCTACGACCGGATCACCTGCAAGCCGGGGATCGCCTCGACCTCCGGCACGACCGTGACGTTCGTCGACGGCACCACCGAGGAGGTCGACACCGTCATCGCCGCCACCGGCTACGTCATCGACCTGCCGTTCCTGGGCCCGGACGTGTCCCCCGTGCGGGGACGTCGGGTCGAGCTGTTCAAGCGGGTGGTCAGCCCCACCCACCCCGGGCTCTACTTCGTCGGGTTCTTCAACGTCAGCGGCGGTGCGAACGTCTCGATGATGGACGTGCAGGCCCAGTGGGTGGCCGCACTGGTGTCCGGCCGGGTGTCCCTGCCCACGCAGCGCGAGATGACCGCCGACCTGGCCGAGGAGCACCGGCTGATGGCCAAGCGCTACCCCGGTGCCGAGCGGTACGGCCTCGAGCTGGACCCGCGCCGCTACCGGGCGGCGGTCGCCGCCGAGCTGGCCCGACCCGCAGCAGCGCCCGCCCGCGTCCCCGTGGGGGTGTCGGCATGAGCCGGGCGTCCGTGGTGGGGGTCGGGGAGACCGAGTACACCAAGCGCTCCCCCCGCTCCGCCCTGCAGCACCAGCTCGAGGCCTCGCTCACCGCGGTCGCCGACGCCGGCCTCACCCCCGGTGACGTCGACGGTGTCATCCCGATCGGCATCACCGGCGCGCCGGTCGAGGAGTACGTGGCCGACTTCGGCATCACCGACCTGCGGTTCTCCGCCGTCGTGCCGCACGGCGGGGCCAGCGCCGTCGGTGCCCTGCAGCTGGCCGGCGCCGCGATCGCCGCCGGGCTGTGCAGCACGGTGCTGGTGCCCTTCGGGCGGAACACCAGCTCAGGCGCCAAGGCCGGGCAGCGGATCCACACCATGCCGCAGTTCCACTTCGTGTCCGAGTACGAGCGGCCCGCCGGCAACATCGCGCCGGCGCAGCTCTACGCCCCGATGGCCCGCCGGCACATGGAGCTCTACGGCACCACCAGCGAGCAGTTCGGCGAGATCGCGGTCAGCACCCGCGAGCACGCGCTGCTCAACGGTCGCGGTCTGATGACCAAGCCCATCACGCTGGCCGACCACCAGGCCTCCCGGATGATCACCGACCCGTTCCGGCTGCTGGACTGCAGCCTGGAGTCCGACGGCGGCGCCGCGTTCGTGGTGACGTCCCCGGAGCGGGCCCGCGATCTCGCGCAGACCCCGGTGGACCTGCTCGGCTCGGCGATGGGCCACCCCGACTCCCCCAGCTCGATCACCCAGCGGCCCGACCTCACCCGGGTCGGCGTCGCCAAGGCCGCGGCCCTCGCGTTCGAGGCGGCTGGTGTCACCCACGCCGACATCGACGTCGCCGAGGTCTACGACTGCTTCACCTACATCGTGCTGTGCCAGCTCGAGGACCTCGGCTTCTGCGCCAAGGGCGAGGGCGGCCCGTTCGTCGAGGGCGGCCGGCTCCGGCTGGGCGGCGAGCTGCCCACCAACACCCACGGCGGGCTGCTGTCCCAGTCGCACATGCTCGCGGTCAACCACGTCGTCGAGCTGGTCCGCCAGCTGCGCGGCACCGCCGGGGCCGCCCAGGTGGCCGGCGCCGAGACCGGCCTGGTCACCGGCTACGGCGACATGGGCGACGGCGGCGTCGCGATCCTCCGGAAGGGGACCTCATGACCTCGACACCCGAGCCCGAGGACATCGCTGCGCCCTACTGGCGCGGAGCTGCCGAGGGCGTGCTGGTCCTGCAGCGGTGCGGGAACTGCGGCGTCGTCCGGCACTACCCGCGGGCGATCTGCTCGGCGTGCCAGTCCCAGCTGGTCGAGCCCCAGCAGGCCGACGGCCGCGGCACGGTGCACAGCTGGACGGTCACCCACCACGCCTTCGACCCCCGACTGGCCGACGACCTGCCGTACACGCTGGTCACGGTCGACATGCGGGAGGGCGTGCGGGTGCTCGGTCGGCTGGACGGCGACACCGCCCCGGCCATCGACCTGCCGGTGCGGATCACGTTCGCCCCCGGGCTGGACGGCACCCCCGTGCCGCACTTCGAGGTGGAGACCTCGTGAGGACCCCCGTCTGCGAGCTCGTCGGCTGCGAGCTGCCGGTCTTCGCCTTCTCGCACTGCCGGGACGTCGTCGCGGCGGTGACCCGGGCCGGCGGCTACGGCGTGCTCGGGGCCTCCACCGTCTCCCCCGAGCAGCTGGAGGTCGAGCTCGCCTGGCTCGACGAGCACACCGACGGCAGGTCCTACGGCGTCGACGTGCTCATCCCGACCACCTACGACGCCCGCGCCGAGGTGCCGCCGGAGCAGCTGGAGGCCCTGGTCCCCGCCGAGCACCGCGCCTTCCTGGACGGCGTGCTCGACGAGGCCGGCGTCCCCCCGCTGACCGACGACGCCCGGGCACAGCTGCGCACCGACCTGGCCACCGGCCGCGGCGGGATGACCCCGGCCGGCGCCCGGAGGCTGCTGCAGGTCGCACTCACCCACCCGCAGGTGTCGATGGTGGTCAGCGCGCTGGGGGCCCCGCCGCCCGACGTGGTCGAGGAGCTCCGTGCGAAGGGCGTCGTCGTCGGCGCACTGTGCGGCAAGGCCCGGCACGCCGAGAAGCAGGTCGAGGCCGGCGTCCAGGTGCTGATCGCCCAGGGCACCGAGGCCGGCGGGCACACCGGGGACGTCGCCACGATGGTGCTGGTGCCCGAGGTGGTCGCCGTGGCCGGCGACCGGGCCCACGTGCTGGCCGCCGGTGGAATCACCCACGGCAGCCAGCTCGCCGCGTCGCTGGCCATGGGTGCCCAGGGCGTCTGGTGCGGCACGGTCTGGCTCGGCACCCGGGAGAGCGAGCTCGACGAGTTCGAGCGCCAGGTCCTCTTCGACACCCCCACCGAGGGCACCGTCCGCCGCCGCGCCCGCACCGGCAAGCCGGTCCGGATGGTCCGCAGCGAGCTCTCCGAGGTCTGGGAGCGCCCCGGGGCGCCGGCGCACCTGCCCACCCCGCTGCAGGGGGTGCTCTACAACGAGGCGCACGCCCGGGTCGTCAAGGCCCGTCGCGGCGACCTGTGGTCCTTCCCCGCCGGCCAGTCGGTCGGTGCCCTGCACGCCGAGACGTCGGTCGCCGACGTCGTCTACCGGCTCCAGCTGGAGTGCGCCGAGGCGTTGGAACGCGTCGTCGCGATCGCCGAAGGCTGACCGGTCCACCCCGCACCACCCACAGCCAGGAGGCTCCCCCGTGTCGGACAAGGTGCTCGTCGACGTCGACGACGGCCTGATGACCATCACGATCAACCGCCCCGAGGTCCGCAACGCGATCGACCGCGACGTCTCCTACGGGGTCTGCGCAGCGGTCGACGAGCTCGACCACCGGTCCGACCTCCGGGTCGGCATCCTCACCGGCGCCGGGGGCACGTTCTGCTCCGGGATGGACCTCAAGGCCTTCGTGCGCGGGGAGTCCACCCGGGTGAAGGGCCGCGGGCTGATGGGCATCGCGCTCACCCCGCCGACCAAGCCGCTGATCGCCGCGGTCGAGGGGTACGCGCTGGCCGGCGGGTTCGAGGCCGTGCTGGCCTGCGACCTGCTGGTCGCCGCCCGGGACGCCCGGTTCGGCATCCCGGAGGCCAAGCGCGGGCTGGCCGCCGCGGCCGGCGGGCTGATCCGGCTGCCCCGGGTCATCCCCTCCCGGGTGGCCATGGAGATGGCGCTGACCGGGGACCCGGTGACCGCCGAGCAGCTGCACGCCTTCGGTCTGGTCAACCGGCTCACCGAGCCCGGCGGCGCGCTGGCCGCCGCGGTCGAGCTGGCCCGCCGGATCACCGCGAACGCCCCGCTGTCGGTCACCGCCGCCAAGCGGGTGGTCACCGAGCAGCGCGACTGGTCCACCGCCGAGCAGTTCGAGCGGCAGGAGGCCATCACCCGGCCGGTGATCGACTCCGCCGACGCCCTCGAGGGCGCCGCCGCCTTCACCGAGAAGCGCCCCGCACGGTGGACCGGACGGTGACCCGCGAGCTGGCGCCCGGGCCCACCGGGCCGCTGACCGGCATCCGGGTCGTCGAGTGCGCCTCGATCGTGCTCGGGCCGATGGCCGCCCAGATGCTCGCCGACATGGGCGCCGACGTGATCAAGGTCGAGCCCCCCGAGGGCGACCTGACCCGCCGGATCGGTCCGCGCCGCTCCGAGGGCATGGGCTCCTTCTTCCTGTCCAACAACCGCAACAAGCGCAGCGTCGTCCTGGACCTGAAGGACCCCGGGGACCGCGAGGTGTTCGGCACCCTGGTCGACGGTGCCGACGTGCTGCTGCATTCGGTGCGCACCCCGGCCGCCGAACGACTGGGCCTGGGCTACGCCGAGCTCGCCCGCCGCAACCCGGGCCTGGTGCACTGCCAGGTCACCGGGTTCGCCGACGAGGGCCCCTACGGGGGCCGCGCCGCCTACGACGACGTCATCCAGTCGCTGTCCGGGCTGGCGATGCTGCAGACCGTCGTCACCGGGGTCCCGCGCTACATGCCGGCGATCTTCGCCGACAAGGTCACCGCGGTGCACGCGGCCTTCGCCGTCGCCGCAGCGCTCGTGCACCGCGGGCTGACCGGGCAGGGCCAGCAGGTCGTCGTCCCCATGTTCGAGACGATGACCGGCTTCAACCTGCAGGAGCACATCTGGGGGCACGCCTTCGAGCCCCCCATCGGGCCGATGGGCTACGAGCCGGTCAGCACCGCGGCGCGGCGGCCGTTCCCCACCCTGGACGGCTTCGTCTCGATGCTGCCGTACTCGGACTCGCAGTGGCGCCGGTTCTTCACCCTCATCGGCCGGGACGACGTGATGGCCGACGAGCGCTTCGCGACCTTCGCCGCCCGCCAGCAGCACGTGCCGCTGGTCTGGGGCGAGATCGCCCACCAGCTGACCCTGCGCACCAACGCAGAGTGGATGGCCCTGCTGGAGCCCGAGGACATCCCGTTCGCCGTGGTGAACACCCTCGAGGACCTCACCTGCGACCCGCACCTGGTCGCCACCGACTTCTGGCAGCTGATCGAGGACCCGGTCGACGGCGTCCGCCGGTTGCCCTCCCCGGCCACCCGCATGTCGGCCACCCCGCCCGCGGTGCACCGACTGCCCCCGCGGCTGGGTGAGCACACCGACGAGGTGCTGGCCGAGCTGGGCGTCCGCCACGCACCGACCGTCTGACACCGCTTGGCCGGCGCGGGCACGATGGCAGCGTGCACCCCTTCCGACGACGCACCCTGCTGGCCCTGGGCATGTGGGGCGCGGTCGGTTCGCTGGCCGCGGCGTGCGGGGCGCCCCCGGCCCGGGCCGGCGACCGCCGGGTCGCCTACGGCGAGGACGCCAGCCAGTACGCCGACCTCTACCTGCCCGCGGGCACCCCTCGGGGCGTCGTCGTGGTCGTGCACGGTGGGTACTGGATGAGCGGTTACGACGCCACGCTCGGCGCACCGTTGGCCGCCTCGCTGGCCGACGAGGGCTGGGCGGCGTGGAACCTGGAGTACCGCCGGGTCGGCAACGGCGGCGGGGTCCCGGCGACCCTGGACGACGTCGCCGCCGGCATCGACGCCCTCACCGGGACCGGACTGGACCTGACCACGGTGCTCGCCCTGGGCCACTCGGCCGGTGGCCAGCTCGCCGCCTGGTCCGCCGCCCGCGGCCGGTTCGACCGGTGGTCACCGGTGCGGGTGCCGGTCACCGGGGTGCTCTCGCAGGCCGGGGTGCTCGACCTGCGCGGGGGCGCCGCGGCCGGGCTGGGGGGCGGTGCGGTGCAGGCCTTCGTCGGCGGTCCTCCCGGCCCGGAGGTCGACCCGCTGCAGCAGGTGCCCCTCGACGTCCCGGTGCGGTGCGTGCACGGCCGCAGCGACTCGATCGTGCCGCTCTCCCAGTCCACCACCTACGTGGACGCGGCCCGGGCGGCGGGCGCGGACGCCTCGCTGATCGAGGTGGACGGCGACCACTTCGCCGTCATCGACCCCACGTCGCCGGCCTGGGCGACCCAGCTGGAGCTGCTGGCCGAGCTCAGCGGCTGAGGCCCAGCCACCCGGCCAGGTCGTCCAGCTCGGCCTGGACGGCGCCCCGGACCTCGGCGGTGAACGGCTCGTCCTCGTGCACCGCGTGGACGACGAACCGCCCGGCCTTCCGGTCGGCCTTGGCGTCGACCTTGCCCACCAGCCGGTCCCCGTGCAGCACCGGCAGCGCGAAGTACCCCCACCGGCGCTTCGCCGCCGGCTTGTACATCTCCAGGGTGTACTCGAACCCCAAGAGCTCCCGGGCGCGGCGCCGGTCGTGCACGAGCCGGTCGAACGGGGACAACAGCGCGGTGCGGCCGGTGAACGGCCGGTCCAGCTGCCCGGGGTCCACCCGCCACTCCCCCGGCACGCCCTCCACCTGCGCCGGGCTCCCCCGCCTCGCCGACGTCGTTCGTCTCGACCGAGGACTGGTCGGTCCTCGCCCGGGCGATGCCGAGCGCCTGCAGCCGCCGGCGGTCCCACTCGCGGACGGCGTCGGCCTCGGGCAGCGGGTCACCCGGGGCCGGGTAGACCCGCTCGGCCAGGTCCCACAGCCGTTGCTTGCCCCGCCGTCCGGCCACCGCGATCTCCCCGCGCCCGGACAGCACCTCCAGCATCTGCGTCACGTTCCGCTCGCCGGTCCACCCGGTCGACACCCAGGGCGTGCTGCTGGTGTCGGCCAGGTCGCGCGACTGCAACGGACCGTCGGCCCGCAGCCGGGCCAGCACGTCGGCCCGGAACCCCTCGTTGGCCGCCAGCCACTCCCGGGGCCGCAGGTACTGCGGCTCGCGGGCCATCGTCGGGCGGTAGAGCCGCAGGTCCTCGGCCGGCCGAACGGTGGCCCACAGCTCGACCAGGGTGCGGTCCACCTCGAGGGCGTGCCGCAGCTGCGCCGGGTCGTACGCCTGGCCCAGCCGGGTCCAGAGCACGAGGTCGGCGTTCGGGGCGACCGCCGCAGTGGGGTCCAGCTGCAGCAGGGTCAACCGCCGGACGACGTCGAGCAGGCCGGTCGGCCGGTCGGCGTCCAGCAGCTGCGCCCGGACGGCGATCCGGCGAGCGTCGGCGCGGGACAACCGGTGCATGCCGCACCGTAGCGCCGGGCAGACTCCGGTGGGTGGCCTCCTTCTTCCTGCCCCGCTCGACCGACGCCGACCAGGCCGAGCGGCTCTACGAGGCCCTCGCCGAGTTCGCCGCCTGCGAGCCCGCCCCGGCCGGGGAACGGGTGCAGGCCATCGGGTTCACCCAGGACGGCGCCGACTGGACCGCCGAGGTCGGCGAGGAGCTGACCGGCCGCCGGACGACGTCGAAGCTCCGCCGCGGCGAGCTGCTCGAGCACACCGAGGAGCTGACGACCGGCACGCTGGTGCTCGCCGTCTACCCGGGCGACCCGTTCGTCGTCGTCACCGATGCCGCCCCGATCACCGGCGCCCGGTCGGAGTGGGCCAATCCGTTCTCCGTGTCGAACCCCGGGCGCGTCACCCTCTTCACCGCGTCCTGACCCCTGGAGACCCCCGTGCCCAGCGCCCTCGCCCGCGCCGTCCCCCCGCTGCTGCGGCTGGCCCG
This sequence is a window from Geodermatophilaceae bacterium NBWT11. Protein-coding genes within it:
- a CDS encoding SidA/IucD/PvdA family monooxygenase, whose protein sequence is MSRTAVLGAGAGGLAAARRLLEDGHDVVVFELGSRIGGLWVYDNDNGLSAAYASLHINSEPRATAYPGFPFPDDSPLFPSHTDVCAYLEAFADRFGITGRIRFGSRVTAVEPDGDRWTVTVEGAAPEPFDAVVVATGHQGVPAHPAIAEEFTGEYLHSNAYREPEPFRGRRVLVVGVGNSGLDVAADLAPVAARTVVAARSPVLIMPRMILGVPSARVIAAVARPWLPWRVQRAAMRAISRVFHGRMEQWGLRTPETRTHPASNPTFMAHVSYDRITCKPGIASTSGTTVTFVDGTTEEVDTVIAATGYVIDLPFLGPDVSPVRGRRVELFKRVVSPTHPGLYFVGFFNVSGGANVSMMDVQAQWVAALVSGRVSLPTQREMTADLAEEHRLMAKRYPGAERYGLELDPRRYRAAVAAELARPAAAPARVPVGVSA
- a CDS encoding CoA transferase — encoded protein: MAPGPTGPLTGIRVVECASIVLGPMAAQMLADMGADVIKVEPPEGDLTRRIGPRRSEGMGSFFLSNNRNKRSVVLDLKDPGDREVFGTLVDGADVLLHSVRTPAAERLGLGYAELARRNPGLVHCQVTGFADEGPYGGRAAYDDVIQSLSGLAMLQTVVTGVPRYMPAIFADKVTAVHAAFAVAAALVHRGLTGQGQQVVVPMFETMTGFNLQEHIWGHAFEPPIGPMGYEPVSTAARRPFPTLDGFVSMLPYSDSQWRRFFTLIGRDDVMADERFATFAARQQHVPLVWGEIAHQLTLRTNAEWMALLEPEDIPFAVVNTLEDLTCDPHLVATDFWQLIEDPVDGVRRLPSPATRMSATPPAVHRLPPRLGEHTDEVLAELGVRHAPTV
- a CDS encoding crotonase/enoyl-CoA hydratase family protein, with translation MSDKVLVDVDDGLMTITINRPEVRNAIDRDVSYGVCAAVDELDHRSDLRVGILTGAGGTFCSGMDLKAFVRGESTRVKGRGLMGIALTPPTKPLIAAVEGYALAGGFEAVLACDLLVAARDARFGIPEAKRGLAAAAGGLIRLPRVIPSRVAMEMALTGDPVTAEQLHAFGLVNRLTEPGGALAAAVELARRITANAPLSVTAAKRVVTEQRDWSTAEQFERQEAITRPVIDSADALEGAAAFTEKRPARWTGR
- a CDS encoding transporter; this encodes MSRASVVGVGETEYTKRSPRSALQHQLEASLTAVADAGLTPGDVDGVIPIGITGAPVEEYVADFGITDLRFSAVVPHGGASAVGALQLAGAAIAAGLCSTVLVPFGRNTSSGAKAGQRIHTMPQFHFVSEYERPAGNIAPAQLYAPMARRHMELYGTTSEQFGEIAVSTREHALLNGRGLMTKPITLADHQASRMITDPFRLLDCSLESDGGAAFVVTSPERARDLAQTPVDLLGSAMGHPDSPSSITQRPDLTRVGVAKAAALAFEAAGVTHADIDVAEVYDCFTYIVLCQLEDLGFCAKGEGGPFVEGGRLRLGGELPTNTHGGLLSQSHMLAVNHVVELVRQLRGTAGAAQVAGAETGLVTGYGDMGDGGVAILRKGTS
- a CDS encoding acyl-CoA dehydrogenase, translated to MVPRTLFTPEHDLFRSTVRSFIETRVLPDYATWESDGLVPRDVWLAAGELGLLCPMTPEEDGGLGGDFLFSAVLTEEMSRVGAVAPTFYLQSDIVAPYLVHHGTPEQKERWLPGMATGEVVAAIGMSEPHGGSDLAHLKTSAVRDGDDYVVNGQKVFITNGHTADLLVLACRTNDNQGAKGVSLLLVETDRAGFERGRKLDKLGCKAQDTAELFFSDLRVPASNLLGEEGGGFAILMSELAQERLVQAVRAVAAAEAAIDWTIEYSRDRDMFGQTLADFQNTRFVLAQLHAEVSALRVYVDRCMELHLTGDLDALEAAKVKMVTTQLQGRVMDECLQLFGGWGYMTEYPIARAWADARMTRIGGGSIEVMKHLIGRALVADPKPAR
- a CDS encoding AMP-binding protein; its protein translation is MLRSPAHPRRRRGRHGRDRSPTDPFEGRFPPGSPGVGSGNRSPGGDDVTPAPPAELIAAVLDTTAAAHGERTAVVHGDRRLTWAETAEQSRTLARALLAQGVRRGDSIALWLPNHPEWLLLWLAAVRIGAAVVPVNTRYTPDEAAYVLEQSQARLLVVEADFLGLDHPAAFATICPDWDGAHSERLPDLHGLVVVGGPPVPGALAFADLVASAGQVDEETLAAATRAVQPADPVAVVYTSGTTGRPKGVVHTHAAVAMMRAVGAVMGYGPDDVVLGHLPLFHVSGLFSSFLPTVLTGGAYVALDTWDAGVALRLLEDEGVTVLSGIPTHFIDLLHHPDLPGTDTTRLRTGWIGGSTLPTEVLAGARDTLGMQALLPVYGMTELTSTTTLGRPDDPVESLLAGKGLPLGGYDVVLVDPATREPVPVGTEGEIVVRGYVVMAGYHRDPDATAAVLDDEGWFRTGDLGVFDERGYLAITGRLSDMLIVGGFNVHPADVEHVLTAHPDVVQAHVVARPDARLGEVPVAFVECRAGSTTTPADLLAHCRDRLAGFKVPREIRFPDSWPTTPTGKVQRFRLRELAAQSA
- a CDS encoding IclR family transcriptional regulator encodes the protein MQGSRRRLPGFGFPNLHRENREGTAPRTGRSGTGRARVDRAVGEDGPVTGATGESKDRLSRIFEVLELLAGESGGMTVTQVSKAMGMPLSSTHNLLQRLVGSDAAVVSEDLRYSIGGRAVRYGIRIMDALQVRGLARKHLQELARSLGEDVYLAERFGNRVTYTDRVVGPRAMALDIRLGQRLFLHATSVGKLFAALDPELRAEALAGPLPQLTPATLVDPDALATEFDRIAAQGYAVSDQESYAGIVGIAVPVRDAGDRVVAAIHLSALEAHRSPDQQLAWLEHIRETAAQVERSLGRVVPD
- a CDS encoding nitronate monooxygenase, with protein sequence MRTPVCELVGCELPVFAFSHCRDVVAAVTRAGGYGVLGASTVSPEQLEVELAWLDEHTDGRSYGVDVLIPTTYDARAEVPPEQLEALVPAEHRAFLDGVLDEAGVPPLTDDARAQLRTDLATGRGGMTPAGARRLLQVALTHPQVSMVVSALGAPPPDVVEELRAKGVVVGALCGKARHAEKQVEAGVQVLIAQGTEAGGHTGDVATMVLVPEVVAVAGDRAHVLAAGGITHGSQLAASLAMGAQGVWCGTVWLGTRESELDEFERQVLFDTPTEGTVRRRARTGKPVRMVRSELSEVWERPGAPAHLPTPLQGVLYNEAHARVVKARRGDLWSFPAGQSVGALHAETSVADVVYRLQLECAEALERVVAIAEG
- a CDS encoding alpha/beta hydrolase, which gives rise to MWGAVGSLAAACGAPPARAGDRRVAYGEDASQYADLYLPAGTPRGVVVVVHGGYWMSGYDATLGAPLAASLADEGWAAWNLEYRRVGNGGGVPATLDDVAAGIDALTGTGLDLTTVLALGHSAGGQLAAWSAARGRFDRWSPVRVPVTGVLSQAGVLDLRGGAAAGLGGGAVQAFVGGPPGPEVDPLQQVPLDVPVRCVHGRSDSIVPLSQSTTYVDAARAAGADASLIEVDGDHFAVIDPTSPAWATQLELLAELSG